Proteins encoded in a region of the Niveispirillum cyanobacteriorum genome:
- the bchL gene encoding ferredoxin:protochlorophyllide reductase (ATP-dependent) iron-sulfur ATP-binding protein produces MEIDGAKVFAVYGKGGIGKSTTSSNLAVAFSKLGKRVLQIGCDPKHDSTFTLTKCLIPTVIDVLEKVGFHSEELRPEDYMVQGYNGVQCIEAGGPPAGTGCGGYVVGQTVKLLKEHHLLDDTDVVIFDVLGDVVCGGFASPLQHAERAVIVAANDFDSIFAMNRIVAAIKAKSKNYEVRLGGVIANRSRETDQIDRYNAAIGLKRLAHIPDSDQVRLSRLKKSTLFEMGDSPEIVAIQQEYLKLAETLWAGTPGLLVEPMKDRQIFDFLGFE; encoded by the coding sequence ATGGAGATCGACGGGGCGAAGGTCTTCGCCGTGTATGGCAAGGGTGGGATCGGTAAATCCACCACCTCCTCCAACCTGGCCGTCGCCTTTTCAAAGCTGGGTAAGCGGGTGTTGCAGATCGGCTGCGATCCCAAGCATGACTCGACCTTCACCCTGACCAAATGCCTGATCCCCACCGTCATCGACGTGCTGGAGAAGGTGGGGTTCCATTCCGAGGAGTTGCGGCCCGAAGATTACATGGTCCAGGGCTATAACGGCGTACAATGCATCGAGGCGGGTGGGCCGCCGGCGGGCACGGGCTGCGGCGGCTATGTCGTGGGGCAGACGGTTAAGCTGCTGAAGGAACATCACCTTCTGGACGATACCGATGTCGTGATCTTCGACGTGCTGGGCGATGTCGTCTGTGGTGGCTTCGCGTCGCCGTTGCAACATGCCGAACGGGCTGTGATTGTGGCGGCCAATGATTTCGACAGCATCTTCGCCATGAACCGCATCGTGGCGGCGATCAAGGCCAAGTCGAAGAATTATGAGGTGAGGCTGGGCGGTGTGATCGCCAACCGGTCGCGAGAAACCGACCAGATCGACCGCTACAACGCCGCCATCGGATTGAAGCGTCTGGCCCATATCCCGGACAGCGATCAGGTTCGCCTGAGCCGCCTGAAGAAAAGCACCCTGTTCGAAATGGGTGACAGCCCGGAGATCGTGGCCATTCAGCAGGAATATCTGAAACTGGCCGAAACGCTGTGGGCGGGGACGCCGGGGCTGCTGGTGGAGCCGATGAAGGACCGGCAGATATTTGACTTCCTTGGGTTCGAGTAA
- the puhB gene encoding photosynthetic complex putative assembly protein PuhB has product MKQFIAREHEIEPIPGLPGHLPAGEEILWQGRPSARLVAKHVLKSNWIGGYFVVLGLWAAAAGVADGQPVGGILFSVAVLIGLAALALGLLELFAWAVERTTLYTVTSERVVMRFGVALSMTLNLPFSQIDTVALGRLGGKAGTIAMALRQGYRLSWMVQWPHVRGWRFASPEPSLICLADAEAVAAIMTLAYGQNASARSDHPRLQVAANLVDTIPHAVDAE; this is encoded by the coding sequence GTGAAACAGTTCATTGCCCGCGAACATGAGATTGAGCCGATCCCCGGCCTGCCGGGGCATTTGCCGGCAGGTGAGGAGATTCTCTGGCAGGGGCGTCCCTCCGCCCGGCTGGTGGCTAAGCATGTGCTCAAAAGCAACTGGATCGGCGGCTATTTCGTCGTCCTGGGCCTTTGGGCCGCCGCTGCCGGTGTGGCGGACGGCCAGCCGGTGGGTGGCATCCTGTTTTCTGTCGCCGTGCTGATTGGTCTGGCGGCATTGGCGCTTGGCCTGCTGGAACTGTTCGCCTGGGCGGTGGAGCGGACGACGCTTTATACCGTCACAAGCGAAAGGGTGGTGATGCGGTTCGGTGTGGCCCTGTCGATGACGCTGAACCTGCCCTTCTCCCAGATCGATACGGTCGCGCTGGGCCGGCTGGGCGGCAAGGCGGGGACCATCGCCATGGCCCTACGACAGGGGTATCGGCTGTCCTGGATGGTGCAGTGGCCGCATGTTCGTGGCTGGCGATTTGCATCCCCGGAACCCAGCCTGATCTGCCTGGCCGACGCCGAAGCGGTGGCCGCCATTATGACCCTGGCCTATGGGCAGAATGCCAGCGCCCGGTCCGACCATCCGCGTCTGCAGGTGGCCGCCAATTTGGTTGATACCATCCCGCATGCTGTTGATGCGGAATAG
- the puhA gene encoding photosynthetic reaction center subunit H, producing the protein MTGSLGGSLDVAQMVLYAFWLFFAGLLWYLRQEDRREGYPLEEDATGRYNKNPFLFIPPKKTFVLPHGQGAKQVPDFVRDTRPLSAKRFAKAPGSPIEPLGNPLLAGIGPGSWAERAEHPDMTAHGDPRIVPLRTAAGFAIAEGETDPRGLSVVACDGKVAGTVADVWVDRSEHLIRYYEVAVAAGETARNVLLPNNFVVIQTGRGNRRQLYVHAVTAAQFADVPATAQDGIVTLREEDKIAAYFGAGLLYAVSDRQESLL; encoded by the coding sequence ATGACCGGTTCTCTCGGCGGCAGCCTTGATGTGGCGCAGATGGTGCTCTACGCCTTCTGGCTCTTCTTTGCCGGCCTTCTCTGGTATCTGCGGCAGGAGGATCGGCGGGAGGGCTACCCGCTGGAGGAGGATGCGACGGGACGGTACAACAAGAACCCGTTCCTGTTCATTCCCCCGAAAAAGACCTTCGTTCTGCCGCATGGTCAGGGTGCCAAGCAGGTGCCGGACTTTGTGCGCGATACGCGCCCCCTGTCCGCCAAGCGTTTTGCCAAGGCACCGGGTTCGCCGATCGAACCGCTGGGCAACCCGCTTCTGGCTGGCATCGGTCCCGGCTCCTGGGCGGAGCGGGCCGAACATCCTGATATGACGGCCCATGGTGATCCGCGCATCGTGCCGCTGCGCACGGCCGCCGGCTTTGCGATTGCCGAAGGCGAAACCGATCCGCGCGGCCTGTCCGTCGTCGCCTGCGATGGCAAGGTGGCGGGCACCGTTGCCGATGTCTGGGTGGACCGGTCAGAGCATCTGATCCGCTATTACGAAGTGGCCGTCGCCGCCGGTGAAACGGCGCGCAACGTGCTGCTGCCCAACAACTTCGTTGTGATCCAGACGGGTCGCGGTAACCGGCGTCAGCTTTATGTCCACGCGGTCACCGCAGCGCAGTTCGCGGACGTGCCGGCCACGGCACAGGACGGGATCGTGACCCTGCGTGAGGAAGACAAGATCGCCGCCTATTTCGGTGCCGGTCTTCTGTACGCTGTCAGTGACAGACAGGAGTCGCTGCTGTGA
- a CDS encoding BCD family MFS transporter, whose amino-acid sequence MSMGAANRRIIGLWQKLGTRYMPFADAASMEMPLSRLLRLALFQISVGCVMVLLNGTLNRVMIVELGVPVELVSAAIAIPVLAAPLRLFFGYRSDAHRSVLGWRRVPYVWLGSLLQFGGLAIMPFALLLLQSQTVGPEWAGAVGAFGAFMLTGFGMHMSQTAGLALASDLVPAEKRPRVVALLYVMLLIGMIGASAFYSVALVDFSAMHLIQVIQGTAVFTIVLNVIAIWKQEARNPARVAERGTRAGFWDALAQYRSDAGTVRLLLAVAVGSAAFSMQDILLEPYGGEILGMSVGRTTLLTGFWAMGTMAGFAWAAKSLGRGGEMYRIAARGLLIGISAFSVIILAEPLEIHSLFYLGAAGVGLGGGLFSVGTLLGAMAVSARSESGIVVGAWGAVQSTAMGCSLLAAGLIKNGVNSLALDGRLGEAMTTRAAGYLTVYSFEIVLLFVCLAVIGPLTGLRYRAVGSGDMRLGLAEMPG is encoded by the coding sequence ATGAGCATGGGCGCCGCCAACCGCAGGATTATCGGGCTCTGGCAGAAGCTGGGGACCCGTTACATGCCGTTCGCGGATGCGGCGTCCATGGAGATGCCGCTGTCGCGCCTGCTGCGACTGGCTTTGTTCCAGATATCGGTGGGCTGCGTCATGGTGCTGCTGAACGGCACTTTGAACCGTGTGATGATCGTGGAACTAGGCGTGCCGGTGGAACTGGTGTCCGCGGCCATCGCCATCCCGGTCCTGGCTGCGCCGTTGCGCCTGTTCTTCGGTTACCGGTCTGATGCCCATCGCTCCGTCCTTGGCTGGCGGCGTGTGCCCTATGTCTGGCTGGGCAGCCTGTTGCAGTTCGGGGGGCTGGCCATCATGCCGTTCGCCCTGTTGCTGCTGCAATCGCAGACGGTGGGGCCCGAGTGGGCGGGTGCGGTCGGTGCCTTCGGTGCTTTTATGCTGACTGGCTTTGGCATGCATATGTCACAGACGGCGGGGCTGGCGCTGGCCAGTGATCTGGTCCCGGCGGAAAAGCGACCGCGTGTGGTCGCCTTGCTGTACGTCATGCTGCTGATCGGCATGATCGGGGCGTCTGCGTTCTACTCCGTGGCCTTGGTGGATTTCTCCGCCATGCACCTGATCCAGGTGATCCAAGGGACAGCGGTCTTCACCATCGTTCTTAATGTCATCGCCATCTGGAAGCAGGAGGCCCGCAACCCGGCCCGGGTCGCCGAACGCGGCACGCGTGCCGGCTTCTGGGACGCGCTTGCTCAGTATCGTAGCGATGCAGGCACCGTACGCCTCCTGCTGGCCGTTGCGGTCGGGTCGGCGGCCTTCTCCATGCAGGATATCCTGCTGGAACCTTATGGAGGTGAAATCCTGGGCATGTCGGTGGGGCGCACGACCCTGCTGACCGGCTTTTGGGCGATGGGCACCATGGCGGGTTTCGCGTGGGCAGCGAAAAGCCTGGGCCGGGGCGGGGAGATGTACCGCATCGCCGCGCGCGGCCTGCTGATCGGGATCAGCGCCTTTTCGGTGATCATCCTGGCAGAGCCGCTGGAAATTCACAGCCTGTTCTATCTGGGCGCTGCCGGTGTCGGGCTGGGGGGCGGGCTGTTCTCTGTGGGTACCCTGCTGGGGGCCATGGCGGTATCGGCACGGTCGGAAAGCGGCATCGTGGTCGGTGCCTGGGGGGCGGTTCAGTCCACGGCCATGGGCTGCTCCCTGCTGGCCGCCGGTCTGATCAAGAATGGCGTCAACTCTCTGGCGCTCGATGGGCGCCTGGGTGAGGCGATGACGACCCGCGCTGCCGGCTATCTCACTGTCTATAGTTTTGAAATCGTACTGCTTTTCGTCTGCTTGGCAGTGATAGGCCCTCTGACGGGCCTGCGCTACCGGGCGGTGGGTTCTGGTGACATGCGTTTGGGCCTGGCGGAGATGCCCGGCTGA
- the bchM gene encoding magnesium protoporphyrin IX methyltransferase, with translation MTHVDHIRRTGEIEHYFDRTALDAWKKLTGEQPVSGIRATVRRGRDTMRQILMGLLPKDLTGWRILDAGCGSGVMSLELMDRGADVLGIDLSAQMVEFARQRATEYRSGGAHVGTVRFDSGDMLDVQHGRFDAVVAMDVLIHYEAAHATRVLEQLAARTDRKMVFTLAPGSRFLRTMLAAGRAFPRGNRSPSIYPVDTDHLVANLVAGSDMAGWLVGRTERVSIGFYKSQAMEVFRP, from the coding sequence ATGACGCATGTCGACCACATACGCCGAACCGGCGAGATCGAACATTACTTCGATCGCACCGCCCTGGATGCCTGGAAGAAGCTGACCGGTGAACAGCCGGTCAGCGGCATCCGCGCGACCGTCCGGCGGGGCCGGGACACCATGCGTCAAATCCTGATGGGCCTGTTGCCGAAGGACCTGACAGGCTGGCGCATTTTGGACGCCGGTTGCGGATCCGGCGTGATGTCGCTGGAACTGATGGATCGCGGTGCCGATGTTCTGGGTATCGACCTGTCGGCACAGATGGTGGAATTCGCCCGTCAGCGTGCGACTGAGTATCGGTCTGGCGGCGCGCATGTGGGCACGGTGCGGTTCGACAGCGGCGACATGCTGGATGTGCAGCATGGCCGGTTCGATGCCGTGGTGGCCATGGATGTGCTGATCCATTATGAGGCCGCGCATGCGACGCGCGTGCTGGAACAGCTGGCGGCGCGCACCGACCGCAAGATGGTTTTCACGCTGGCGCCGGGCTCGCGCTTCCTGCGCACCATGTTGGCGGCAGGCCGGGCCTTCCCGCGCGGCAACCGCTCTCCTTCCATCTATCCGGTGGATACCGACCACCTTGTCGCCAACCTGGTCGCCGGCTCGGATATGGCGGGTTGGCTGGTCGGGCGGACAGAACGCGTTTCCATCGGGTTCTACAAATCCCAAGCCATGGAGGTCTTCCGGCCATGA
- the puhC gene encoding photosynthetic complex assembly protein PuhC, with translation MPSALSLGYLDSRKRRGTNRFPRWILLSTAMLLTFATAAVMFGQETGIGVVREEASRPVAIRDITITRAAGDRVMVTDATTGAVIADYPVDEGGFVRGSLRAFERMRDVAAAPKDAPYRLIRWESGRVSLSDTATGERIYLDAFGRDNAAAFAALLGLQGGAKS, from the coding sequence ATGCCATCCGCGCTTAGCCTGGGTTATCTCGACAGCCGGAAGCGGCGGGGGACGAACCGGTTCCCGCGCTGGATATTGTTGTCCACCGCCATGCTTCTGACCTTCGCCACAGCCGCCGTTATGTTCGGTCAGGAAACGGGGATCGGGGTGGTGCGGGAGGAGGCGAGCCGTCCCGTCGCGATCCGCGATATCACCATCACCCGCGCCGCAGGCGATAGGGTGATGGTCACGGACGCGACGACGGGGGCGGTGATTGCCGACTACCCCGTTGATGAGGGCGGGTTCGTTCGTGGCTCCTTGCGGGCCTTTGAACGGATGCGCGATGTGGCGGCGGCACCCAAGGACGCGCCCTACCGTCTGATCCGTTGGGAATCCGGGCGGGTTAGCCTGTCGGACACCGCGACGGGCGAACGCATCTATCTTGACGCATTTGGCCGGGACAACGCGGCGGCCTTTGCCGCCCTGCTCGGCCTGCAAGGGGGAGCGAAGTCATGA